TGTAACAACCGTATTTTTGTAATCTGTTTACGGTTTTGCCGATTATATCCTCACAATACCTCTGTAATTGCATATTAATTGTATACTGTTTAGTATATTTTGGACCTATTTGGGCTGTTCTAACTATAAGATTTGGGATTTGGTAAGGATTTTGAAATCTTTTTTTGGGAAGTTTTTCGGTCATTGCCGTTTGTAGAACTTCGCGCGAGCTTTCAAGTTGTTCTCCGATACGGGCAAGAACTTTATTTCTTTGTACCATAGCATTTTTTAGGTATTTGTCTGGACGGTATGTATTAGGTGATTTCGGGATGGCGATAAGCAGGGCGCTTTCGCTTAAGGTTAAGTTTTTCGCCGGTTTACCGAAATAAAGATATGATGCAGCACCTACTCCTTCTATGTTCCCGCCCATTGGCACCATATTCAGATATATTGCAAGAAGTTCTTTTTTTGAATATTTTCTTTCCAGCTGTATTGCTCTTAAAATCTCAATAATTTTGGATTTTAATGTCCTGGGTCTTTTTTCAGCCATTTTTACTATCTGCATTGTTACTGTTGAAGCACCTGAAATAATTTTCTTATGCCGTATATTTAGGACAAATGCTTTAAATAAAGATATGGGATTAAAACCATAATGTTTATAAAAAAACCGGTCTTCGTATAGCAAGAAACCATTTTTTAAATATTCCGATATTTCTTCTGACTTCAGTTTGATTCTATATTTTTGTGAAGGCGAAAGTAATATTCTTAAAAGTTCCCCGTTATTTGCCAAATGGACGGTAGAATAATCATTTTCAAGAATATCTGCGGGAAGGGGAAATATTACAAGTGAAGCAGAAATCAATAACAATAAAAAGAAATAGCAGGTTAATATTATTAATACCGGTTTAATTATTTTTTTTGGTTTCATTTCTTTTCCAAAACATACTTAAATGATTCCACAGGTATTTTTTAAAGAGCACGTCACCCGCCATTGAAAAACAAACACTTAATTGTTCGGAACGATGACAAGATAATCTTTTTGATATTCTTCACCGTTTATATCAGGGTCGTACATCGCTTCTGCATAAATATTCGGGATTGTGAACCTGCCGGGCGTAACCGCTCTTACGGTATATGAAAAAGTTTGTTTACCGGAAATTTCATCCGCAAAAATCAAAATTCTGTCATCTCTTATATCCTGGCAGGCAGGAGACAGGCTTAATTCCGGTTCAAAATCCAAATCGCCATGGGATTGAAGCCGTGAATTTTCTATTTCAAACCCTGCAGGTAGTAAATCTACTATTACAAGGTTATGTACTGTTTCTTTCGGCTTAACCGACAGAGAAATGACGACAAGTTCGCCCTGCACGACATTTGAAAGATTTATTTCTTTGCCGCTTTTATCGTAGTATTTCCTGTTTACTTCAAGCCCGTTAAAACTGTCTTTTTCACTTTTCTTCAAAGGTGTTCCTTCGGCGATGAAATGGTAATAACTGTCTTTTGCACAAATATTTTTTAATGTTATATTTTTGCCGGACAGTGAATTATCGTTAACGGTATCTGTTTTGCCTTCAATAATTTTATACTGTGCCCCGTTTACCAGAATTTGCGTCTGTATATCGTAATCAAGCGATTGAAACGCTTTACCTAATGATATAAATACCCAGGCATCTTCCTGTGTATTGCCAAAATGGCCGTTTTTCATATTTTCACCCAGGTATCTTATAATATCATTTACTTTAGGTGATTGCGGGTCTGCTTGAGCGATTGCCGAAAGATACATCGCTGTATTTCTTATCGGGGAATTAAAAGAACCGAACTGCTCGCGGTATAAAAATATACTTTTAAAATCCGGAACAAGTATCCTGCTCGCAGTATTCCTGTCCCCGATTTCGGAATAACTCAAAGAAAGCAAAGAGCGGTCAACCTCGTCCAAAGTTTTGATACGATTATTCAATAGAAATGACATTGACTCTCTATCCGGGCTCCGGGTTAGAGTTTTCAGATACAGCATATAAACATTTATTTCCTGGTCAACATTGAATTGTCTTCTATCAAGACGGCCCTCATTCTGCGGTACTACGTTTAACCTGTTGATAAATGAATATATCCTGCCGATTACGGTCGGGTTAACTTTATAGCCCAGGCGGTTTGCTTCTATTAAAAAGTGGCTTGCATACAGGGAAAGCCACAAACTGTATGAAGAGCCGCCTTGCCACATTGTAAAGCTGCCGTCCGATAATTGAGCTTTTTCTAACTTTTTAATTCCTTCCTGGACATACATATCAACAGAATTAGCCTGTTTTGCAAACCTGCCTGTTGCAAGTCCGAGCTCCTTGAAATAAAGAAGCGGGAACATTTGCGAAGTTATCTGTTCCGTGCAACCGTAAGGATAACCGATAAGATAATCCAGGCATCTTAAATACTGTATAAGCGGGTTTGATGAAAATGTAAGCCGCAGACGTTGGCCATAACTGATAAAATCAGCCGGAACTTTTATTTCGGTATTTTGTCCGGGCTTCAATTTTCCCTGCTTGACAACTGTCTCAAGGTGAGCAAACGGTCTGACGCTCAATTCTGTTTCATAATTGGCAGAGCAATCTGCTCCGGTTGTGGTTACTGAAAATTTTGCAAGCCCTGCATTATTTTTAGCACGGGCCATAAATACGATTTTCTTTTCTTGTTTGTTGTTCAAAAAAACCGTATTTTCACTTCCTGCCGTTAGTTCAACAGGTCCTTCTGCTTTTATTGTTGTTTTGAAATTTCCTGATTTACCTGTCTTGTTATATATCTGGATGGGAATCTGGAACTGGTCCGAAGGTGCTATAAATCTCGGGAAATTAGCAAGTAAAACTATAGAGTCGGCAACCGTAATATTTTTATCAGAAGAACAGTACTTGTTTCCGTTCACAGCCATTACCATTACCCTGACTTCACCGTTGAAGCCCTTTGTCACAAAATGATGCTTTACTTCGCCGTTTTCATCCGGGGTCAGTATCCCTGAATATTCGGCAAATGATTTCGGTTTTTTTGCTACAATGGGATTCAAGTGTCTCCTTGAGAATTCTACACCATCGCCGCCAACCGCTAATTTGTTCGCTTTTACATCCGGAAGAATCATGTCAAATAAGGAATATGATTGTGTCGTAAGCGACTTTTTCCTGTAAAAATATTCCAATGGGTCGGGTGTTTTGAAATTGGTAATCTGGAGAATACCCTGGTCAACAGCTGCCAGGACAACGTTAGTTTTTCCCGGCTCGCCGGAGACTTTTATTTTTACGTCTATGCCGTCTTTTGATTCAACTTCAGTTTTACAATCCCAGTCAAGCGTTATTGTTTTGGATACTTTGCTGATATTCAGCGGAATAATGCCAAAAGAAACCATGGGTAATGTCTTATTTTTTTCATCGGGTGTTCTTACAAGTAAGCCGACAATATAAACATTCGGCAGATATTCTACATTGACCGGTATTGAAACTTGTGCCTTGTTATCCGTAATATTTACAATTTGCGTGTAAAGTACTTTTTCTCTTTCAACAGTTAAGAAAAGTTTGCCGTTAAAAGGTGCACGAATATTTACAACTGCCTGTTCGCCGGTATTATATGTTGCTTTATCAACACTGATATCCAGTTTCTCCGGCGTCTCCATACCCCATGCCTGATATCCTGTTCCAACTACATTTACCGAAAAACCGGTACACATACTGTCTTCATTACCTATATAAATATAATACTCACCCACTACATCCGGAGTGAATGAGAAACTTCCCTTACCATCGATATCAACGACTTTTTGCAAAACCACCTCTTCATATGTGGAACTCTGATACTCGCCCCGCCCCCAACTACTGAAACGGAAAATAGAATACCACAATTTACGTTTGACTAAAATCTGTATGTTTTTTAAATTCTGTAATTTTCCGGAAGAATCAATCGCCACATAGTCAACTTTTATATCTTCCTTTACTAAATGGACCGGTTTCTTTTCCGTTTTTGCACCGAGATAATAAGGATAACTATTTACCGGGACCTGTATTGCAGCACTCACTGGACGGCCGCCGGAATCGAATACCTCAGTATAGATATAAGCGGTTAATGCCGAGGGAGGTCTTATAGGTGGGACCTCTATTTCATATTTTTTAGTCCCATTTTCGTCTAAATTTGATTCGCCCAATTTCTGTGTTTCTTCGGTAAATCGCCTGGAATTATCAGAAAATATATAGCCGGTAAAAGATGCGTGGGAAAACACGCGGGGAATAAACCGTACAGAAGTTACAAGTTTATTGCCAGGTGCAGGAGGACCGAACATTTGTTTACCAAAAACAGAAAACACCAGCATTGCACCGGATTCAATAGCTGTTTTATCCGGAACAATTTCTACTTTTAGTTTATCCGGTAGAAATTCTTCAACTTTGAATGAGGTTGAACCGATAGATTCGTTCTTATCAATCCGGAAAAGGTTTGCTGAATAATGACCTGTTAGTGCAGAAACCGGGAATTCAACTTCAAACGAAACCATACCGTTTTGATTCCATCGCTTTTCAATACGGTTAAATTCTGAACCTTGGGGATCAGTTACAATCAGGCGGACCGGCAATTCCGGCGGGGTTGAAAAATCCTTGTTTCTTACAATAGCTGTAATATATGCTTTTTCTCCGGGTCTGTAAAGATCCCGTTCAGGTGTAACAAACGCCTCCATTCCTTCCTTCGTATAAGGTTCGCCTGCAATCTGGAATTGATGCTGGTTCATTTGTGTATCGTCAAATTTCATAAATGACCAGTCATCGCCTTTTTCAACAATAATAAAATACGGGTAAAAACCATTTGGATTCTTTGACCAGTTTTCAAAGACAACTTTACCGCTCTCGGAAGTCCGTTTTTCTTCCATAACCTGATTTGTACTGCTTATAAGTTGAAGTTTAGCATCAATTATCGGTTTGAGATTTTTGATTGATAAAACGTAGACTATCAAATCATCACCCGATCGCTTTGCGATGATTCCCAAATCAGTGCACAAAAACCATCTGGTATCTCTGTTCCAGTAATTTTTAGTGTCATTAATATCTATCTTAAAAAATCCCTTATAAGGAGCGTTATGGAGTTTTCTTAAATTTATGTATTGAGTGACCTCTTCATTTATCATTCCGCCTTCAACAGCATAACTCCCGGAATAAACATGAGTTGACATAGGTGTATAATATTCATTGTTCAAAAATTGAATCAGGTTATTGCGGAATATTTTCTGGACGGATACATTTACATGGTCAAGATTTATCGTTTTGACTTCAATGTTCATTTCACCGTCTAAAGGCAGGATCTTCCCTTCATGAGAAAATTTTGCACTTGAAGGCAAATCACTTATTGTAATATATTCTTTGCTTGTTTTAGCAAGAATTTCACCTGTTTTTGAGATTGCACCTGCTGAAACCTCTATTTTATAGCCAACATTCGGTTTGAAATCACCTTTCAGTACCGCGTAACAATATTCCGTTTCAATATTATAAGTTACTGGCGGGCTTACAGAAATACTTTTTTCTATCTGCTGTTTTGAAACAGGCATATTGAAAAGAACGGTAATAAACGTATTCCCCGGCTCATGCCAGAGTTTAATTTGTGAAACGTTGAATTTTTCTTTCTCGGGAAGTTTCATGTTTCGAATAAAATCTTCTTCTATAGGTACGGTGCCGCCGGTACAGGAGAGGCCTTTTTCAATTACGAGTTTAACTTCCTGTTCTTTATCTTCTCTTTGAATAATTCCTGTTTTGAAATAAAACCGGGTTTGAAGATTGGATTTTTCAAGTTCAAATGTTACAGGTTTTGAATCCTGGAAAAATTTCATTTTTGTTATCAAAGTTTCCATATTTACGGGATAATTAAAATTAATCTCTCCCATTACCTGTTTCTCGACATTTTTTGCTAAATCATATAAATAAAACAGATTAACATTTGTTACTTTAAACATTTCAGTATTAAATTTTATTTTCTTTCCTGATTGTACCCGTTTCATCTTTAACGATTGAAGATTTTTTGAATCCAGCCGGACATCATACTTTGTTGAAGGTTTTAACGGCTCGCGTGGAACAAAAACGATAGTTCTGTCACTTTCTACATTATAATCTCCGGTTATGGGAGGTTCTATGATAAAACAGTTTAACTGGCTTAAATCGTCTATTTTTGGTTTAATAGCATCAGAAAAAGTAACTCTGATAATACTTTTTTGCGGTATTTGCCCTTCAGGAGAAAATTCTGTTACAGTTACTACATAGCGTTCATATATTTTTATTCCTAACCATCTTCCCAACAATATTAAAGCAATAATAACTGCAACTTTAATTATTGGTTTTATATACAATTTCAATTTTGATGTTGTTCGGACAGTCAATTTTACAATACCTTTACCAATTAAGTCGACATTTTTGCCTACAAATAATGCTGTTTTAAATAGTATTCCTTTTTTCTCAGTTTGATTTTTTGGAGATTTGGTAAAAACGCTTAAAAGAGATAGTTTTATTTCTTCCAGGTAAATATGTATCCAGCAGGAAGTAAATAAAATCCAGGAAATATTTGTAAAACCTGAATTTAGTGCACGGGTAAATGACTGTAAAAATGTGTATAAGCTGAGTAATGCTGATGCGCCAAATTTGGACGCCGCTTTCATGGCGAATAATGTTGTTATTGAATTGGGTCCAAATATTTTAATCCAAATAGACATAATCCAATTGGCTAAAATACGATTTATTGGTATGATATTACATAAACAATAACTTAGGAAAAATATGGCTATTCCTTTTAAATATTCTGCTTGCTTGGTGTAATTATTTTTTCGCAAGTAAGCAGATATTACAGGAATAATAATTGCAATAGCTATCCAGTGTGTGTTAAAAAACTGTACAAACTGGTATGTAATATTTGGATACAAAATATGAGATAAATAAACAAGCGCGGATAAGCTTAAAATCAAAAAAACTGCGGGTTTCTTAAAAATACGCAAAACCGGGAGTCCCAATAATATTTTCATTAAGGTGATAAATCCATCTAAAATAATGATGCAAACAAATAGACTCATTAAAATCCAAAAAACCATAACATAGTAAAGCGTTGGTTTTCCAAAAGCAATTATCTTTGATTGAAAAAGCAGCAGGTACGAGATTAAAAATATAGAGGCGATTGTTATCCAGTATGGTTTCTTTTTCAATAAAATCAATCTGATTAAAGAATCAAAAATTGAGAATCCTAAAATAAAAACCCACCAGTATTTTTCAAATAGTTGTAAAATTGTAACAGAGGTGCTCCAACTTGCAAATTTGATAACTAATGCAAAAATTAAAAAGTGCATTAATACAACAAACACCGGTTTTCTCAACATTTCAAAAATCTTTTTCATACGACCTCCAATTTGAAATATCACAATTCGGATAATAATGATTTATTATTTCCTTGTAATTAAAACCTCTCTTTGCCATTTCTTTTGCACCACTTTGACACATGCCTATGCGATGACCGAAACCATATCCTGAAAAAACATAAGAATCGTTTCTTTCAGCAATAATGTTAAAAAAATTGCTGTCAATTCCTTTATAACCAAGTTGGGCGAGTTTTCGTCTAAAGTCCATAACAGTCATTTTTTTATCACCCATACAAATATATGTTATATCACCTGAGTTGTTTTTTATCAAAAGAACCTTTTCTTTACTCTCATGTAAATCAAAACATTGGATTATAATATTTTTAGAAAGTTTGGTTTCCCATTTGAATCTGGGGCTGTTTTTACAATACGCATTTCCTGCATTGTCAATATCTTTTACGCTGATAAACTGTTTATTTTCATCAGTATTTGGCCAGACATCTGACGGGATACAAGTTCTCCCGCCACAACAGGAATGAAAGACTGCTTCCATACATTTTCCCTGAAAAGTTAATATTTCTTTTTCTGTTTCTAAAACTGCATCATAAACTTTTTGATTGAACGTCTTGTATGTTCCGTCGTACGCCTGGCAACAGGCAAAACGGGAATCACAAACATTAAATCCATTTTTTTTATGTTTTCTTAAATTAAAAATTGCATAACTTCTGGAAACAAGTGCTTGTGCTTTTAAAGCTTCTATATCTGATTCCGGACCAATTTCTTTTGCAACTACTGCCGTCAGATATTTATTAAATCCAATTTTATTAATTGCAAGTAGAATTCCATCCCTACCCCTTATAATTATTTCTTCTTCATACTTTTTCGTAACTTCTTTTTCAATATTTTTAATCGTTAAAAAAGTATTTGGAATGATTATTAATTTTTTTGCTTTAATTACATCTGTTTTTCCATTTGTTGTTAAAGTGACTTTTAAATCATTAGAAACATTCTCTGCGGTAAGATTTATACTTGTTTTGGTTCTTAATACGATTTTACCGTCAATATTAATTTCTCCACCGTCAGGAACGTCCATGGCAAGAAGCGGGGTTTCTTTCAATCGGGTAAGCCCAATCATTATGGTATTTTCTGCTTGAATATTGCATGATAAAAGGAATAGCGATATTAAAAACAAAAAATGCATGTTAAAGTTATTTTATCATAATTTTCATAGAAGTCAAGAAATTGAAAAACCTGAAAGTTGACATATCGTCCATCTTTTTATATAATTTTACTCACCTGCAAAGAATGTCGCCAACTTTAGTTGGTGGATAAATGTAGAGGGGTAATCCCTATGTTACATCGGGATAATTCACGATTGTTTGTGTACAATGCCTGCCAATCGGTTTATGTGTTGGGGAGCATAATTCGCCAACTAAGAGTAGTGAGGTTCCAGTATTTATGAGAAGAATATTATTAATTACATTTTTTATCTTTTGTGGTTTACTGTCTGGCAGTCTTTTTGGGCAGACTTATATAGAAGATACTTATAATGCCGGCATGAAGCAATTTCAAGACGGCGATTATAAGTCTGCGATAACGTCGTTTGATTTGGTAATTTCAACTGCAACAAAAAAAGATAAGGATTTATGTGCAAAAGCACATCTTTCTAAGGCAGATTCATTGTTAGAGATATTAGATTTAGATTCAGCATTGAAAGAATATGGGTTAATAACGGAAAAGTTTCCCAATACAAATGAATCACTGAAAGCGAGATTAGGCATTGGGCTTGTGTATTATAAAAAGAACGATTATGACAGGACCCGGGAATATTTTATAAATTTTGTAAAAAGATATGGCGGGACTAAAATAGTGGATGACGCACAGTACTGGCTTGGTATGCTGCACTTTAAGAATAAAAACTTTAAAAAGGCTGCTGTTTCCTTTACCGCACTTGTCCAGAATTATCCTAAATCTAATTATGCTGCCGAAGGCTGGCTCCGTCTTGGTGACTGCTATTATGAATTAAAGAAATATAAATCCGCCAGAAATTCCTATAGAAGTATTTTAACAAAATATTCAGACAGCCCCCAAGCCGAGTTTGCACTTTACAACATAGGAAGAACCTACGAGGCAGAAGGTTCCATATCAGATTATATTGCTATTTATGTCCAGTTTGCTGAAAAATATCCAAAATCACAAATTTCGCCTGAGATTTTAAGCCAGATCGGAGAGTATTTTTACAAGAAAAAGGATTACGATAAATCTGCAAAATATTTTGAAATGCTTTTTACAAATTTTCCTGATAATGATTTAGCAGAAAATGCACAGTTCATCCGTTCTAAGATATATTATAAAAATGGAGCCAGAACGGAAGCCATAAATTCGTTTAGTAAATTTTTAGAGAAATATCCGTTAAGTAAAAATTGTGCTGAAGCGTTGCTTTACTTAGGTAATTGTTATCTTGATGCAGCAGATTATCAAAAAGCGATTGAATATTATGAGAAAGGGTTAAAAGGTGAGCCGGCTGAAAGTGAAATATCCGCTATGATGAGATATAATTGCGGGCAAGCTTACGAAAAAGTAGGTAATCTTATAGAAGCAGAAAAATGTTTCAGCGAAATTCTTTATCGTTATCCAAAATCAATTGCCGCAGCAAAGATGTACCTGAAACGGGGTGTCGATTTAGAAAGAAGCGGTGATTATTTTGCTGCAGTTGAGAATTATGAGCTTGCCGCAACGATAGCAAAAAATAAAAACATACAAAAAAGCGATTCATTAAGTAATAACTTGGAAGAAGAAGTCGGAGCGTTAGCACAAAAGAAAGCGGCAGATTGTTATTTTATGCAGAAAAAGTTTAAAGAAGCGTCCCGTGAATATTTAAAAGTGGTTTATTTATTCAGCGATTCGGAACTTGTTCCGGAAGCGCATTATATGTCAGCCCGTGCTTCTGAAGAGATTGGTTATATAAAAGAAGCAAAAGAAAATTACGAAATTGTTAAGAAAAAATATGCCGATACCGACTGGGCGAAAAAATCAGAAGAAAGATTACAAGAATTGAGTAAAAAGTAAAAAATATAAAAGATTGAAATTTATGGAAATTAGGAAATAAGTAGAAATTAATAGAAATAAGGAAGTAACAATAAATTTCAACAAATTTCAATAAATTACGCGAAGCATGTTTCAAAAAAAGTAAAGTATAAATCGGGAGGTTAAAATGATAAACAGTAAGCGAAATAAAGATTTGAGATGGTTGTTAATTTCCAGCTTTTTATTCATATCTTTTTCTATTTATTTATTTGCGGAAGTTAAAAAAGATGTTGTAACTAAAGGCTCGCCTAAAGAGGAAGTTAAAAAATCGACAAGCGTTCCTGAAAATACCGTTAAAATGACCCCTGCAGAAGCAAAACCGAAAGCTGATACAAGAACCAACGTTCAAAAACTAAAAGATGAAAATTGGATGGTAAGAAGAAATGCAGCAATAAGCTTGGGAACCGAAAAAAACAAGAAAGCAGTTCTTCCACTTATAGATTTGCTTAAAGATAAAAATATTGAAGTCCGCCGCTGTTCTGCCGTGGCGCTTGGTGATATTGGCGATAAACAGGCAGTTCCCTTTTTGATAAAAGCACTTAGCGATCCTGACGGTGGAATGATTATTGATACTGCTAACTCGCTTGGCAAATTACAAGACCCTTCTGCAATCGAAGGACTTAAAAAAATCCTTCTTGATGGGCGTTCAATAGTAAGGACTGCTTCTT
This genomic window from Elusimicrobiota bacterium contains:
- a CDS encoding MG2 domain-containing protein; the protein is MKKIFEMLRKPVFVVLMHFLIFALVIKFASWSTSVTILQLFEKYWWVFILGFSIFDSLIRLILLKKKPYWITIASIFLISYLLLFQSKIIAFGKPTLYYVMVFWILMSLFVCIIILDGFITLMKILLGLPVLRIFKKPAVFLILSLSALVYLSHILYPNITYQFVQFFNTHWIAIAIIIPVISAYLRKNNYTKQAEYLKGIAIFFLSYCLCNIIPINRILANWIMSIWIKIFGPNSITTLFAMKAASKFGASALLSLYTFLQSFTRALNSGFTNISWILFTSCWIHIYLEEIKLSLLSVFTKSPKNQTEKKGILFKTALFVGKNVDLIGKGIVKLTVRTTSKLKLYIKPIIKVAVIIALILLGRWLGIKIYERYVVTVTEFSPEGQIPQKSIIRVTFSDAIKPKIDDLSQLNCFIIEPPITGDYNVESDRTIVFVPREPLKPSTKYDVRLDSKNLQSLKMKRVQSGKKIKFNTEMFKVTNVNLFYLYDLAKNVEKQVMGEINFNYPVNMETLITKMKFFQDSKPVTFELEKSNLQTRFYFKTGIIQREDKEQEVKLVIEKGLSCTGGTVPIEEDFIRNMKLPEKEKFNVSQIKLWHEPGNTFITVLFNMPVSKQQIEKSISVSPPVTYNIETEYCYAVLKGDFKPNVGYKIEVSAGAISKTGEILAKTSKEYITISDLPSSAKFSHEGKILPLDGEMNIEVKTINLDHVNVSVQKIFRNNLIQFLNNEYYTPMSTHVYSGSYAVEGGMINEEVTQYINLRKLHNAPYKGFFKIDINDTKNYWNRDTRWFLCTDLGIIAKRSGDDLIVYVLSIKNLKPIIDAKLQLISSTNQVMEEKRTSESGKVVFENWSKNPNGFYPYFIIVEKGDDWSFMKFDDTQMNQHQFQIAGEPYTKEGMEAFVTPERDLYRPGEKAYITAIVRNKDFSTPPELPVRLIVTDPQGSEFNRIEKRWNQNGMVSFEVEFPVSALTGHYSANLFRIDKNESIGSTSFKVEEFLPDKLKVEIVPDKTAIESGAMLVFSVFGKQMFGPPAPGNKLVTSVRFIPRVFSHASFTGYIFSDNSRRFTEETQKLGESNLDENGTKKYEIEVPPIRPPSALTAYIYTEVFDSGGRPVSAAIQVPVNSYPYYLGAKTEKKPVHLVKEDIKVDYVAIDSSGKLQNLKNIQILVKRKLWYSIFRFSSWGRGEYQSSTYEEVVLQKVVDIDGKGSFSFTPDVVGEYYIYIGNEDSMCTGFSVNVVGTGYQAWGMETPEKLDISVDKATYNTGEQAVVNIRAPFNGKLFLTVEREKVLYTQIVNITDNKAQVSIPVNVEYLPNVYIVGLLVRTPDEKNKTLPMVSFGIIPLNISKVSKTITLDWDCKTEVESKDGIDVKIKVSGEPGKTNVVLAAVDQGILQITNFKTPDPLEYFYRKKSLTTQSYSLFDMILPDVKANKLAVGGDGVEFSRRHLNPIVAKKPKSFAEYSGILTPDENGEVKHHFVTKGFNGEVRVMVMAVNGNKYCSSDKNITVADSIVLLANFPRFIAPSDQFQIPIQIYNKTGKSGNFKTTIKAEGPVELTAGSENTVFLNNKQEKKIVFMARAKNNAGLAKFSVTTTGADCSANYETELSVRPFAHLETVVKQGKLKPGQNTEIKVPADFISYGQRLRLTFSSNPLIQYLRCLDYLIGYPYGCTEQITSQMFPLLYFKELGLATGRFAKQANSVDMYVQEGIKKLEKAQLSDGSFTMWQGGSSYSLWLSLYASHFLIEANRLGYKVNPTVIGRIYSFINRLNVVPQNEGRLDRRQFNVDQEINVYMLYLKTLTRSPDRESMSFLLNNRIKTLDEVDRSLLSLSYSEIGDRNTASRILVPDFKSIFLYREQFGSFNSPIRNTAMYLSAIAQADPQSPKVNDIIRYLGENMKNGHFGNTQEDAWVFISLGKAFQSLDYDIQTQILVNGAQYKIIEGKTDTVNDNSLSGKNITLKNICAKDSYYHFIAEGTPLKKSEKDSFNGLEVNRKYYDKSGKEINLSNVVQGELVVISLSVKPKETVHNLVIVDLLPAGFEIENSRLQSHGDLDFEPELSLSPACQDIRDDRILIFADEISGKQTFSYTVRAVTPGRFTIPNIYAEAMYDPDINGEEYQKDYLVIVPNN
- a CDS encoding SpoIID/LytB domain-containing protein is translated as MIGLTRLKETPLLAMDVPDGGEINIDGKIVLRTKTSINLTAENVSNDLKVTLTTNGKTDVIKAKKLIIIPNTFLTIKNIEKEVTKKYEEEIIIRGRDGILLAINKIGFNKYLTAVVAKEIGPESDIEALKAQALVSRSYAIFNLRKHKKNGFNVCDSRFACCQAYDGTYKTFNQKVYDAVLETEKEILTFQGKCMEAVFHSCCGGRTCIPSDVWPNTDENKQFISVKDIDNAGNAYCKNSPRFKWETKLSKNIIIQCFDLHESKEKVLLIKNNSGDITYICMGDKKMTVMDFRRKLAQLGYKGIDSNFFNIIAERNDSYVFSGYGFGHRIGMCQSGAKEMAKRGFNYKEIINHYYPNCDISNWRSYEKDF
- a CDS encoding tetratricopeptide repeat protein, coding for MRRILLITFFIFCGLLSGSLFGQTYIEDTYNAGMKQFQDGDYKSAITSFDLVISTATKKDKDLCAKAHLSKADSLLEILDLDSALKEYGLITEKFPNTNESLKARLGIGLVYYKKNDYDRTREYFINFVKRYGGTKIVDDAQYWLGMLHFKNKNFKKAAVSFTALVQNYPKSNYAAEGWLRLGDCYYELKKYKSARNSYRSILTKYSDSPQAEFALYNIGRTYEAEGSISDYIAIYVQFAEKYPKSQISPEILSQIGEYFYKKKDYDKSAKYFEMLFTNFPDNDLAENAQFIRSKIYYKNGARTEAINSFSKFLEKYPLSKNCAEALLYLGNCYLDAADYQKAIEYYEKGLKGEPAESEISAMMRYNCGQAYEKVGNLIEAEKCFSEILYRYPKSIAAAKMYLKRGVDLERSGDYFAAVENYELAATIAKNKNIQKSDSLSNNLEEEVGALAQKKAADCYFMQKKFKEASREYLKVVYLFSDSELVPEAHYMSARASEEIGYIKEAKENYEIVKKKYADTDWAKKSEERLQELSKK
- a CDS encoding HEAT repeat domain-containing protein, which gives rise to MINSKRNKDLRWLLISSFLFISFSIYLFAEVKKDVVTKGSPKEEVKKSTSVPENTVKMTPAEAKPKADTRTNVQKLKDENWMVRRNAAISLGTEKNKKAVLPLIDLLKDKNIEVRRCSAVALGDIGDKQAVPFLIKALSDPDGGMIIDTANSLGKLQDPSAIEGLKKILLDGRSIVRTASLRALISFDVPEVRTIIVERLGDEAEGIRILATQQAATLKLKSAVPNIIKNLSDMNVTIKTESIKALAEIGDKSAIDPLKKLLDDKNPDIVSAVKDAISKIQTSEKKQK